The nucleotide window TACGATAAGTCAACATCGATTCGCCTCCGGCTCATAGTGTTTCCTTTATCTCAGTTGGAGCGCTCCAGGCCATACGCCGCTGACCAGGGCGCTTCCGCTTTTCTATTCACTTATTTTTCCCTAAAATAAATATCGGTTCTAATTCCCCGTCCTCATAGTAAAAGGACAAGGCGGTGATTGGCACACGTCCACTCGTAAAAAAGCCCATTGCCATTTGCGCAAGAACATCATAACCCCTGTCATTGCGAATATCCGCGATAATTAACACATCCTGATGCGGAACGGCAAGCACCATTTTACCAGTAATTCGTTTCTCCATCTCATTAAGAAATCCTTTATTTAATATCCTGCTGGCATCATATCCATCATTGGTATTAAGAAAATAAAAGCTGTTCCCGGCAACTTGATCCTCTTTTAGTTCCGTTGACAGAGACCGAACATTAAACAAGGCAATTTCCTTAATTCTGCTGGCATCCCATCCCTCTTTTTCCATGATCTTTGCGTCGATCATACGGTACGTTTTCCCCATGTCATACGCATAATAAATGTTTGTTTCCGCTGTATGTTTGTCAATCAAGAACGGAATGCCTTCCTCAGCCTCTGACGGAAAAGACGCAGAGCGGATGACAGGAAAGATTTTTCTCTCGTGATCTGTTAACTGTATAGGATCCTCCATGGCGCGCAGACCCTCTTCCACGTAGTAGACAATCTCATCAATCGCCTTTTCTTTTTCTTCATCCCATTTTCCAATGATTCCCGGGATGGAAACGGTAATTCCTTTACCGATTACTTCACTTTCGATGCGGAGCTGATCCTTTTCACGGTCATAGGAAAGTACTCTGTCTTTCCCAGCTAAGCGCGCCTCTAATTCACGACGCATTTTTTTGCTATCCATTTTCATATGTAACCCACCATTTCTAGGAGCTGTGTATCCTATTGTACATGAAAAATCCCCCATCTCAAAAGAAAGGGGATTTAGCTTTCTAATTTATTTTAGATCAGAAATGAAGGCTTCGATTTCTTCTTGTGTTTTTCGGTCTTTACTAACAAAGCGGCCAAGCTCTTTTCCGTTATCATACGCGATAAAGCTCGGAATTCCGTAAACGTCTACTTGTTGGCATAAATCAATAAATTGATCACGATCCACATGAATAAACGTGAATTCAGTAAATTTGGCTTCTATTTCCGGCAGCACCGGTTCGATAAAACGGCAATCGCCGCACCATTTTGCTGAAAACATAAAGATTGTCTTTGATCCGCCCTGAAGTTGTTCAAATTGCTCCATTGACTCTAAGTTCTTCAAGTTCAACGCCTCCGATTTGCTTTGTTGTTAGTTCCTTCCCAAATCATAGCAGTACTAAAGCATTTCCGTCCAATGATAAGCATCTCGTTTATTATTCCTTCGTTTCTGTTGGGTATTCCACTGAATTCACGATTTGCATCATTGTTTTAGAATCTTCATTCATATCACTTGTATTTATTTGAGTGGTTATTTTCGCACCACCAACACCGATGGTTACTTCATTCAAGCCGTCTTTCAACTGTTTAATTGTCAAAAAGCCAAATTTATTTTCTTTATTTGTCAACGTTTCATTCATATCGAGCTTTTTATATTGTTCAATCGTTGATTGATAAACCACCTTGCTTGAAGAATCCTCCTGTGGATTAACAAATAAAATATAGGTGTCAGAGCCCTTTTGTAAAATAATATTATTGGATGATTGATCTTTAATGCTATAACCGGAAGGTAGATAAAAGTGGATTTTTCCACTTCTTTTATTGGGCTTGTTCACTTTTTCCGTAAACGTCTTTTTTACAGTTTTAATAGTGGCTTTACTTTCATCCTTAAACGAAGCATTATTGCACGCACTTAATAGCAGAATCGATAGCATGAAAATGATCATTGTTTTGGTTACTTTCAGATTTCCCGCCTCCTTGCATATGTAAAAAGTCCTATTTATATCATACCTTCCAGAATATTCAAAAGACAAGACTTTTGTCGATTATTGCTGTCGAAAAAATATGATTATCTCCAAAGTTGATTTTGCCGATAGCAATATTGTCCGACTAATAGCTTTGTTACATGTGTAAACATATCCATTCGATTAATCATTTCATTTGTAAAAATCCCAATGGCCCCTTCGTGCTTCCTCACATTTTCCATCTTGGAATATTCATCCATAACCGGGCCGAGTTCATCCCCTGCCTTCAGTCTCTCTGCTACCTGCTCTGGAAGAAGAATTCTCGCTCCTCCGGCAATGATTGGCTCCATGTTGCGAGTTGCGAGCGCACCCCAGTTACATAGCAGCAATCCATGGCTCGTTTCATGAACACCCCCCTCGAGTCCAATCGCTATATCTCCATTGCCTTGTTTTAACGCACCGACCGCGCGATTGATAGCTCCTTGGATGGTTTCCTCATCCGAAAATGGCTGTGCATTTACTCCGGAAGGAATATCAATCGAAACAAACTCCGCTTCCTGATCTGCAAAACTATTCTTTACCGCATTTATTTTTGCTGGATTCTTTGATCCAATGATGATTAACATGAAAGTATCTCCTTTTTCGCATCAAAAAGGAGGCATAATCAGTGCCCCCTAAAGATATCAAAATTTATTTCCACTTTGAGAATTGTCCAGCTCCAGCTCCCTAGCGGCTCGTGTCATAAGCCCCTGAACAGTGCGCTTGCGCTTTTCTAATTAACTGTTTGATTTAATCGTGTCAATTGTTGTTTGATCACAAGCTTTGACGAGTTTAACTAATAATTCTTTAGCAGCAGCGTAATCGTCCACATGAATCATGGAGGCATGTGTATGAATATATCGTGAACAAATACCGATGACCGCACTTGGAACGCCCTCATTGGATAAATGAACACGGCCGGCGTCTGTTCCACCTTGGGAAACGAAATATTGATATGGAATATGGTGTGTTTCTGCTGTATCAAGAACAAACTCGCGCATACCGCGATGTGTAACCATGGAACGGTCAAGAATACGAAGTAATGTTCCTTTGCCTAATTGACCAAATTCATTTTTATCTCCGGTCATATCATTGGCCGGACTGGCATCCATAGCAAAAAAGATATTGGGCTTAATCATGTTGGCTGACGTTTGCGCACCGCGTAAACCAACTTCCTCTTGAACGGTTGCACCAGAATACAAAATGTTTGGCAATGTTTCATCTTTTAGTTCCTGGAGCAATTCGATCGCTAGGCCGCAGCCGTAACGGTTATCCCAAGCCTTTGCCATAATCTTCTTTGGATTTGCCATTGGTGTAAATGGACAAATTGGCAAGATTGCTTGACCAGGCTTGATACCAATCTGCAGGGCATCTTCACGATTGTCGGCACCAATATCGATCAGCATGTTTTTTACTTCCATTGGTTTGTTTTTCTTCGATTCATCTAAAAGATGCGGCGGAATCGAGCCCACCACACCAACAACTGGGCCATTCTTGGTCATGACTTGTACGCGCTGGGCAAGGAGAACTTGACTCCACCAGCCCCCAAGCGGTTGAAAACGGAGCATCCCATTATCAGTGATGGTCGTTACCATGAAGCCAACTTCATCCATATGCCCTGCAGCCATGATGGTCGGGCCTTTTCCATTCCCTTTTTTCACCCCGAAAATACTTCCTAAGTTATCTTGGACAATTTCATCTGAGTATTGAGATAATTGCTCTTTCATAAAATTTCTTACTAAATGCTCATTTCCTGGCGCACCGGGAAGCTCGGTTAACGTTTGAAAAAGTTTTAATGTTTGCTCGTTCATTTTTCAGGCTCCTTTTAAATTTTCTGAATTTGTATGTATAACTGTATTTTACAGAAACTTCGCGATTGTTACCAATAATTCATTTCGAACCCTGAAATATTCCTTCTAACTGGTAAATACGCTATACTTAGATGTGTAATCTTTTCCAATTTGGGGGTGTGCTTATGAACTGGAAATCCTTTTTCCTTGGTGCTGCTGTTGGGCTAGCCGGCGGCTATGTAACCAAAGAAATCCTTGCTAAAAAAACAAATGTATCACCAGAAAAAGTGCTGGTACATGTAAAAAAACAATTTACGCAGAATGAACCCATCAGCGGCTCATGGATTCATATGGTTGCGGAGCCCTATGAAAAACAACAGATTAACTATCAGGTTTACAAAGGCGGCATTTCCAAAAATAAGAACGGAACTACTGAACAATTTGAATTCATTGCGGACGCACAAACAGGCACCTTATTGGATATTCGTCCAGTAACAGAAGAATTAGGATAAGAAACGAAATAGCCGCATTACTGTTTATACGGCTATTTTTCGTTTTACCTTATTCTTTTAATGCTCTCCACTATTTCTTTCCCATCAGGGCTCCATTTAACAGCCCGGTAATATGCATCATGGTAAAAGGTGAACCATGCATTCTTTTCTAAGCCCAATGGGAGCCATTTTTCCTTCGCCACAATGGAAGTCATTGGGTAATCGTCATAGGCCATGACCCACAGAACATTTTGATGGGCATGTGTCGCCATCAGGTCTGCCATGTGAATGGACATTTCGCCACCGTCCTCGATGAGTAGAATCGAATGGCCGTCACTATGCCCACCCGTATGAATCATCGTGATTGCTCCTAGGTTCCACTTTTCCTCAAAAGGAATCACTTGTGATTCAATGGCTTCCCAGTTTTCTTTCCAGTATGTATTTTTTGACCGAATATTGGGATTGCGCATTTCATCCCATTCCACTTGTGAGGCAATAATTTTCGCATTTGGGAAGGTGGAAACATACTTACCATTGACAAGCTTTGTCAAGCCGCCCGCATGGTCAAAGTGCAAATGGGTCATTAATACATAATCAATGTTCTCAGCCTGTAAACCAACCTTTTCTAATGATTCCTCCAGCTCAGATTCCCTAGCAACCCCAAAATTTCTTAATTGTTTCTCGGATAATTTTCCTTTTCCAAGTCCTGCTTCCACTAATAGGTTTTTCCCATCCATCTGAATGAGTATTGGATCTGTCGGCAACTCAATTTGATTTTTTTCGTTAGCTGGATATTTTCTTGACCATAACCCT belongs to Neobacillus sp. OS1-2 and includes:
- a CDS encoding DUF1444 domain-containing protein, yielding MKMDSKKMRRELEARLAGKDRVLSYDREKDQLRIESEVIGKGITVSIPGIIGKWDEEKEKAIDEIVYYVEEGLRAMEDPIQLTDHERKIFPVIRSASFPSEAEEGIPFLIDKHTAETNIYYAYDMGKTYRMIDAKIMEKEGWDASRIKEIALFNVRSLSTELKEDQVAGNSFYFLNTNDGYDASRILNKGFLNEMEKRITGKMVLAVPHQDVLIIADIRNDRGYDVLAQMAMGFFTSGRVPITALSFYYEDGELEPIFILGKNK
- a CDS encoding thioredoxin family protein, which produces MKNLESMEQFEQLQGGSKTIFMFSAKWCGDCRFIEPVLPEIEAKFTEFTFIHVDRDQFIDLCQQVDVYGIPSFIAYDNGKELGRFVSKDRKTQEEIEAFISDLK
- a CDS encoding DUF84 family protein, whose amino-acid sequence is MLIIIGSKNPAKINAVKNSFADQEAEFVSIDIPSGVNAQPFSDEETIQGAINRAVGALKQGNGDIAIGLEGGVHETSHGLLLCNWGALATRNMEPIIAGGARILLPEQVAERLKAGDELGPVMDEYSKMENVRKHEGAIGIFTNEMINRMDMFTHVTKLLVGQYCYRQNQLWR
- a CDS encoding M42 family metallopeptidase, with the protein product MNEQTLKLFQTLTELPGAPGNEHLVRNFMKEQLSQYSDEIVQDNLGSIFGVKKGNGKGPTIMAAGHMDEVGFMVTTITDNGMLRFQPLGGWWSQVLLAQRVQVMTKNGPVVGVVGSIPPHLLDESKKNKPMEVKNMLIDIGADNREDALQIGIKPGQAILPICPFTPMANPKKIMAKAWDNRYGCGLAIELLQELKDETLPNILYSGATVQEEVGLRGAQTSANMIKPNIFFAMDASPANDMTGDKNEFGQLGKGTLLRILDRSMVTHRGMREFVLDTAETHHIPYQYFVSQGGTDAGRVHLSNEGVPSAVIGICSRYIHTHASMIHVDDYAAAKELLVKLVKACDQTTIDTIKSNS
- a CDS encoding PepSY domain-containing protein, giving the protein MNWKSFFLGAAVGLAGGYVTKEILAKKTNVSPEKVLVHVKKQFTQNEPISGSWIHMVAEPYEKQQINYQVYKGGISKNKNGTTEQFEFIADAQTGTLLDIRPVTEELG
- a CDS encoding MBL fold metallo-hydrolase, with protein sequence METLKVGNITLTWLSGGVTNLDGGAMFGVVPKGLWSRKYPANEKNQIELPTDPILIQMDGKNLLVEAGLGKGKLSEKQLRNFGVARESELEESLEKVGLQAENIDYVLMTHLHFDHAGGLTKLVNGKYVSTFPNAKIIASQVEWDEMRNPNIRSKNTYWKENWEAIESQVIPFEEKWNLGAITMIHTGGHSDGHSILLIEDGGEMSIHMADLMATHAHQNVLWVMAYDDYPMTSIVAKEKWLPLGLEKNAWFTFYHDAYYRAVKWSPDGKEIVESIKRIR